A region of Ovis canadensis isolate MfBH-ARS-UI-01 breed Bighorn chromosome 19, ARS-UI_OviCan_v2, whole genome shotgun sequence DNA encodes the following proteins:
- the USP19 gene encoding ubiquitin carboxyl-terminal hydrolase 19 isoform X3 — translation MSGGASATGPRRGPPGLEEATSKKKQKDRANQESKDGDPRRGSAFTPREEQTKEDLGLDWRQSADEVIVKLRVGTGPVRLEEVDAAFTDTDCVLRLPDGRQWGGVFYAEIESSCTKVQARKGGLLQLSLPKKVPLLTWPSLLKKPLGTQELVPGLRCQENGQEPSPIALEPGPEPRRAKQEARNQKRAQGRGEVGAGAGPGAQAGPSAKRAVHLRRGPEGEGARDGPGPQGDAPQFLAEPATQAEAEEQLRVPPLTPQTCLLGSEENLALLTGKKAAAPRSDPVSPTMARSRDPEKDDRSKEEMAVAADAVALVDEPESTVNLAFVKNDSYEKGPDSVVVHVYVKEIRRDTSRVLFREQDFTLIFQTRDGNFLRLHPGCGPHTIFRWQVKLRNLIEPEQCTFCFTASRIDICLRKRQSQRWGGLEAPATRVGGAKVAVPTGPSPLDSAPPGGTPHPLTGQEEARAVEKEKPKARSEDTGLDGVATRTPMEHVAPKSEPHLASPKPTCMVPPMPHSPVSGDSVEEEEEEEKKVCLPGFTGLVNLGNTCFMNSVIQSLSNTRELRDFFHDRSFEAEINYNNPLGTGGRLAIGFAVLLRALWKGTHHAFQPSKLKAIVASKASQFTGYAQHDAQEFMAFLLDGLHEDLNRIQNKPYTETVDSDGRPDEVVAEEAWQRHKMRNDSFIVDLFQGQYKSKLVCPVCAKVSITFDPFLYLPVPLPQKQKVLPVFYFAREPHSKPIKFLVSVSKENSSASEVLDSLSQSVHVKPENLRLAEVIKNRFHRVFLPSHSLDTVSPSDTLLCFELLSPELAKERVVVLEVQQRPQVPSIPISKCAACQRKQQSEDEKLKRCTRCYRVGYCNQLCQKTHWPDHKGLCRPENIGYPFLVSVPASRLTYARLAQLLEGYARYSVSVFQPPFQPGRMALESQGPGCTTLLSTSSLEAGDSDRDPIQPPELQLVTPVAEGDTGASRAWASPDRGPVPSTSGISSEMVAGGPIEVGALTVGERVSRPEAAVPGYQHPSEALSAHTPQFFIYRIDASNREQRLEDKGDVPLELGDDCSLALVWRNNERLQEFVLVASKELECAEDPGSAGEAARAGHFTLDQCLNLFTRPEVLAPEEAWYCPQCKQHREASKQLLLWRLPNVLIVQLKRFSFRSFIWRDKINDLVEFPVRNLDLGKFCIGQKEEQLPSYDLYAVINHYGGMIGGHYTACARLPNDRSSQRSDVGWRLFDDSTVTTVDESQVVTRYAYVLFYRRRNSPVERAPRAGHSEHHPDLGPAAESAASQASRIWQELEAEEEPVPEGPAPLGPWGPQDWVGPPPRGPTTPDEGCLRYFVLGTVAALVALVLNVFYPLVSQSPWR, via the exons ATGTCTGGTGGGGCCAGCGCCACAGGCCCAAGGAGAGGGCCCCCAGGACTGGAGGAGGCAACCAGTAAGAAAAAGCAGAAGGATCGAGCAAACCAGGAGAGCAAGGATGGCGATCCTAGGAGAG GGTCAGCATTCACTCCTCGGGAGGAGCAGACCAAAGAGG ACTTAGGGCTCGATTGGAGGCAGAGTGCTGATGAGGTGATTGTCAAGCTGCGCGTGGGAACCGGTCCCGTGCGGCTGGAGGAAGTTGATGCTGCTTTCACAGACACGGACTGTGTGCTGCGGCTCCCAG ATGGTCGGCAGTGGGGTGGTGTTTTCTATGCCGAGATAGAGAGTTCTTGCACCAAAGTGCAGGCTCGCAAAGGTGGCCTCCTGCAGCTGTCACTGCCCAAGAAGGTGCCTTTGCTTACGTGGCCCTCTCTGCTG AAGAAACCTCTAGGGACCCAGGAGTTGGTGCCAGGGTTGCGGTGCCAGGAGAATGGGCAGGAGCCATCTCCCATTGCCCTGGAGCCAGGCCCTGAGCCCCGGCGGGCTAAGCAGGAGGCCCGCAACCAGAAGCGGGCCCAGGGCCGTGGTGAGGTAGGCGCTGGGGCTGGTCCTGGGGCCCAGGCAGGGCCCAGCGCCAAGAGGGCCGTGCATCTCCGCAGAGGGCCAGAGGGGGAAGGGGCCAGAGATGGCCCTGGGCCTCAGGGTGATGCCCCCCAATTCCTGGCTGAGCCGGCCACCCAG GCTGAGGCTGAGGAACAGCTCCGTGTACCACCACTGACCCcccagacctgcctcctgggctCAGAGGAGAATCTAGCACTTTTGACAGGAAAGAAGGCAGCAGCCCCCAGGAGCGACCCAGTGTCCCCTACCATGGCCCGAAGCAGAGACCCCGAGAAGGACGATCGTTCCAAGGAGGAGATGGCAGTGGCCGCAGATGCTGTGGCCTTGGTGGATG AGCCCGAGTCCACGGTGAACCTGGCATTTGTCAAGAATGACTCGTATGAGAAGGGGCCGGACTCAGTGGTGGTGCACGTGTACGTGAAGGAAATCCGCAGGGACACCTCTCGAGTGCTCTTCCGTGAGCAGGACTTCACGCTTATCTTCCAGAccag GGACGGAAACTTCCTGAGACTGCACCCGGGCTGCGGACCCCACACCATCTTCCGTTGGCAGGTGAAGCTCAG GAACCTGATCGAGCCCGAGCAGTGCACCTTCTGCTTCACGGCCTCGCGCATCGACATCTGCCTCCGCAAGCGGCAGAGCCAGCGCTGGGGTGGTCTGGAGGCCCCGGCTACACGAG TGGGTGGTGCAAAGGTCGCCGTGCCGACAGGTCCATCCCCCCTGGATTCAGCCCCACCGGGAGGTACACCCCATCCCTTGACGGGCCAGGAGGAAGCCCGGGCCGTGGAGAAGGAGAAACCCAAGGCTCGATCTGAGGACACAGGCCTCGATGGGGTGGCCACCCGCACCCCCATGGAGCATGTAGCCCCAAAGTCAGAGCCACACCTGGCGTCG CCCAAGCCCACATGTATGGTGCCTCCAATGCCCCACAGCCCGGTGAGTGGAGACAgcgtggaggaagaggaggaggaagagaagaaggtgTGTCTGCCGGGCTTCACTGGCCTCGTCAACCTAGGCAACACCTGCTTCATGAACAGTGTCATTCAGTCTCTGTCCAACACGCGGGAGCTGCGTGACTTCTTCCACG ACCGCTCCTTCGAGGCTGAGATCAACTACAACAACCCGCTGGGGACTGGTGGGCGTCTGGCCATCGGCTTTGCTGTGCTGCTCCGGGCGCTGTGGAAGGGCACCCACCATGCCTTCCAGCCCTCCAAGTTAAAG GCCATCGTGGCAAGCAAGGCCAGCCAGTTCACAGGCTACGCCCAGCACGATGCCCAGGAGTTCATGGCTTTCCTGCTGGATGGGCTGCACGAGGACCTGAACCGCATTCAGAATAAGCCCTACACGGAGACCGTGGACTCAGATGGGCGGCCTGATGAG GTGGTGGCTGAGGAAGCCTGGCAGCGGCACAAGATGCGGAATGACTCCTTCATCGTGGACCTGTTTCAGGGCCAGTACAAGTCGAAGCTGGTGTGCCCCGTGTGTGCAAAG GTCTCCATCACTTTTGACCCATTCCTGTACCTGCCGGTGCCCTTGCCCCAGAAGCAAAAGGTTCTCCCTGTCTTCTATTTCGCCCGGGAGCCCCACAGCAAGCCCATCAAG TTTCTGGTGAGCGTCAGCAAGGAGAACTCCAGTGCGAGCGAAGTGTTGGACTCCCTATCTCAGAGTGTCCATGTGAAGCCTGAGAACCTGCGTCTGGCGGAG GTGATTAAGAATCGCTTCCACCGTGTGTTCCTGCCCTCCCACTCACTGGACACCGTGTCCCCGTCCGACACACTCCTCTGCTTCGAGTTGCTATCCCCAGAGTTGGCCAAGGAGCGCGTGGTAGTGTTAGAGGTACAACAG CGTCCCCAGGTGCCCAGCATTCCCATCTCCAAGTGTGCAGCCTGCCAGCGGAAGCAGCAGTCAGAGGATGAGAAGCTGAAGCGCTGTACCCGGTGCTACCGCGTGGGCTACTGCAACCA GCTCTGTCAGAAAACCCACTGGCCTGACCACAAGGGCCTCTGCCGCCCCGAGAACATCGGCTACCCCTTCTTGGTCAGTGTCCCTGCCTCACGCCTCACCTACGCCCGTCTTGCTCAGCTGCTAGAGGGCTATGCCCG GTACTCTGTGAGTGTGTTCCAGCCGCCCTTCCAGCCCGGCCGCATGGCCTTGgagtcccagggccctggctgcacCACGCTACTCTCCACTAGCTCCCTGGAGGCCGGGGACAGTGACAGGGACCCCATTCAGCCACCAGAGCTCCAGTTGGTGACCCCTGTGGCTGAGGGGGACACGGGGGCCTCCCGGGCATGGGCATCCCCTGATCGGGGCCCTGTACCCAGTACCAGCGGCATTTCTTCTGAGATGGTGGCCGGTGGGCCCATTGAAGTTGGCGCCTTGACTGTTGGTGAGAGGGTGTCCCGGCCTGAAG CTGCTGTGCCCGGGTACCAACACCCAAGTGAAGCCCTGAGTGCCCACACTCCCCAGTTCTTCATCTACAGAATTGATGCATCGAACCGAGAGCAGCGGCTAGAGGACAAAG GAGACGTCCCACTGGAGCTGGGGGACGACTGCAGCCTGGCCCTGGTCTGGCGCAACAACGAGCGCCTGCAGGAGTTCGTGCTGGTGGCCTCCAAGGAGCTGGAGTGCGCTGAGGACCCTGGGTCTGCTGGCGAGGCTGCCCGTGCTGGCCACTTCACGCTGGACCAGTGCCTCAACCTCTTCACACGGCCGGAGGTGTTGGCACCGGAGGAGGCTTG GTACTGCCCGCAGTGCAAACAGCACCGCGAGGCCTCCAAGCAGCTGCTGCTGTGGCGCCTGCCCAACGTGCTCATCGTGCAGCTCAAGCGCTTCTCCTTTCGCAGCTTTATCTGGCGTGACAAGATCAACGACCTGGTGGAGTTCCCCGTCCG GAACCTGGACCTGGGCAAGTTCTGTATCGGTCAGAAAGAGGAGCAGCTGCCCAGCTACGACCTGTACGCCGTCATCAACCACTACGGGGGCATGATCGGCGGCCACTACACTGCCTGTGCACGCCTACCCAACGACCGCAGCAGCCAGCGCAGCGACGTGG GCTGGCGCCTGTTTGATGACAGCACGGTGACAACGGTAGACGAGAGCCAGGTGGTGACGCGTTACGCCTATGTCCTCTTCTACCGCCGGCGGAACTCTCCCGTGGAGAGGGCCCCCCGGGCAGGTCACTCTGAGCACCACCCTGACCTAGGCCCTGCAGCTGAGTCAGCTGCCAGCCAG GCTTCCCGGATTTGGCAGGAGCTGGAGGCCGAGGAGGAGCCAGTACCCGAGGGGCCTGCGCCTCTGGGTCCCTGGGGGCCCCAAGACTGGGTGGGCCCCCCGCCACGTGGCCCTACCACACCAGACGAGGGCTGTCTCCGATACTTTGTTCTGGGCACCGTGGCAGCTTTGGTGGCCCTTGTGCTCAACGTGTTCTATCCTCTGGTATCCCAGAGCCCCTGGAGATGA
- the USP19 gene encoding ubiquitin carboxyl-terminal hydrolase 19 isoform X7: protein MSGGASATGPRRGPPGLEEATSKKKQKDRANQESKDGDPRRGSAFTPREEQTKEDLGLDWRQSADEVIVKLRVGTGPVRLEEVDAAFTDTDCVLRLPDGRQWGGVFYAEIESSCTKVQARKGGLLQLSLPKKVPLLTWPSLLKKPLGTQELVPGLRCQENGQEPSPIALEPGPEPRRAKQEARNQKRAQGRGEVGAGAGPGAQAGPSAKRAVHLRRGPEGEGARDGPGPQGDAPQFLAEPATQAEAEEQLRVPPLTPQTCLLGSEENLALLTGKKAAAPRSDPVSPTMARSRDPEKDDRSKEEMAVAADAVALVDEPESTVNLAFVKNDSYEKGPDSVVVHVYVKEIRRDTSRVLFREQDFTLIFQTRDGNFLRLHPGCGPHTIFRWQVKLRNLIEPEQCTFCFTASRIDICLRKRQSQRWGGLEAPATRVGGAKVAVPTGPSPLDSAPPGGTPHPLTGQEEARAVEKEKPKARSEDTGLDGVATRTPMEHVAPKSEPHLASPKPTCMVPPMPHSPVSGDSVEEEEEEEKKVCLPGFTGLVNLGNTCFMNSVIQSLSNTRELRDFFHDRSFEAEINYNNPLGTGGRLAIGFAVLLRALWKGTHHAFQPSKLKAIVASKASQFTGYAQHDAQEFMAFLLDGLHEDLNRIQNKPYTETVDSDGRPDEVVAEEAWQRHKMRNDSFIVDLFQGQYKSKLVCPVCAKVSITFDPFLYLPVPLPQKQKVLPVFYFAREPHSKPIKFLVSVSKENSSASEVLDSLSQSVHVKPENLRLAEVIKNRFHRVFLPSHSLDTVSPSDTLLCFELLSPELAKERVVVLEVQQRPQVPSIPISKCAACQRKQQSEDEKLKRCTRCYRVGYCNQLCQKTHWPDHKGLCRPENIGYPFLVSVPASRLTYARLAQLLEGYARYSVSVFQPPFQPGRMALESQGPGCTTLLSTSSLEAGDSDRDPIQPPELQLVTPVAEGDTGASRAWASPDRGPVPSTSGISSEMVAGGPIEVGALTVGERVSRPEAAVPGYQHPSEALSAHTPQFFIYRIDASNREQRLEDKGDVPLELGDDCSLALVWRNNERLQEFVLVASKELECAEDPGSAGEAARAGHFTLDQCLNLFTRPEVLAPEEAWYCPQCKQHREASKQLLLWRLPNVLIVQLKRFSFRSFIWRDKINDLVEFPVRNLDLGKFCIGQKEEQLPSYDLYAVINHYGGMIGGHYTACARLPNDRSSQRSDVGWRLFDDSTVTTVDESQVVTRYAYVLFYRRRNSPVERAPRAGHSEHHPDLGPAAESAASQGLGPGQAPEVAPTRTAPERFVPPVDRPAPTYSNMEEVD, encoded by the exons ATGTCTGGTGGGGCCAGCGCCACAGGCCCAAGGAGAGGGCCCCCAGGACTGGAGGAGGCAACCAGTAAGAAAAAGCAGAAGGATCGAGCAAACCAGGAGAGCAAGGATGGCGATCCTAGGAGAG GGTCAGCATTCACTCCTCGGGAGGAGCAGACCAAAGAGG ACTTAGGGCTCGATTGGAGGCAGAGTGCTGATGAGGTGATTGTCAAGCTGCGCGTGGGAACCGGTCCCGTGCGGCTGGAGGAAGTTGATGCTGCTTTCACAGACACGGACTGTGTGCTGCGGCTCCCAG ATGGTCGGCAGTGGGGTGGTGTTTTCTATGCCGAGATAGAGAGTTCTTGCACCAAAGTGCAGGCTCGCAAAGGTGGCCTCCTGCAGCTGTCACTGCCCAAGAAGGTGCCTTTGCTTACGTGGCCCTCTCTGCTG AAGAAACCTCTAGGGACCCAGGAGTTGGTGCCAGGGTTGCGGTGCCAGGAGAATGGGCAGGAGCCATCTCCCATTGCCCTGGAGCCAGGCCCTGAGCCCCGGCGGGCTAAGCAGGAGGCCCGCAACCAGAAGCGGGCCCAGGGCCGTGGTGAGGTAGGCGCTGGGGCTGGTCCTGGGGCCCAGGCAGGGCCCAGCGCCAAGAGGGCCGTGCATCTCCGCAGAGGGCCAGAGGGGGAAGGGGCCAGAGATGGCCCTGGGCCTCAGGGTGATGCCCCCCAATTCCTGGCTGAGCCGGCCACCCAG GCTGAGGCTGAGGAACAGCTCCGTGTACCACCACTGACCCcccagacctgcctcctgggctCAGAGGAGAATCTAGCACTTTTGACAGGAAAGAAGGCAGCAGCCCCCAGGAGCGACCCAGTGTCCCCTACCATGGCCCGAAGCAGAGACCCCGAGAAGGACGATCGTTCCAAGGAGGAGATGGCAGTGGCCGCAGATGCTGTGGCCTTGGTGGATG AGCCCGAGTCCACGGTGAACCTGGCATTTGTCAAGAATGACTCGTATGAGAAGGGGCCGGACTCAGTGGTGGTGCACGTGTACGTGAAGGAAATCCGCAGGGACACCTCTCGAGTGCTCTTCCGTGAGCAGGACTTCACGCTTATCTTCCAGAccag GGACGGAAACTTCCTGAGACTGCACCCGGGCTGCGGACCCCACACCATCTTCCGTTGGCAGGTGAAGCTCAG GAACCTGATCGAGCCCGAGCAGTGCACCTTCTGCTTCACGGCCTCGCGCATCGACATCTGCCTCCGCAAGCGGCAGAGCCAGCGCTGGGGTGGTCTGGAGGCCCCGGCTACACGAG TGGGTGGTGCAAAGGTCGCCGTGCCGACAGGTCCATCCCCCCTGGATTCAGCCCCACCGGGAGGTACACCCCATCCCTTGACGGGCCAGGAGGAAGCCCGGGCCGTGGAGAAGGAGAAACCCAAGGCTCGATCTGAGGACACAGGCCTCGATGGGGTGGCCACCCGCACCCCCATGGAGCATGTAGCCCCAAAGTCAGAGCCACACCTGGCGTCG CCCAAGCCCACATGTATGGTGCCTCCAATGCCCCACAGCCCGGTGAGTGGAGACAgcgtggaggaagaggaggaggaagagaagaaggtgTGTCTGCCGGGCTTCACTGGCCTCGTCAACCTAGGCAACACCTGCTTCATGAACAGTGTCATTCAGTCTCTGTCCAACACGCGGGAGCTGCGTGACTTCTTCCACG ACCGCTCCTTCGAGGCTGAGATCAACTACAACAACCCGCTGGGGACTGGTGGGCGTCTGGCCATCGGCTTTGCTGTGCTGCTCCGGGCGCTGTGGAAGGGCACCCACCATGCCTTCCAGCCCTCCAAGTTAAAG GCCATCGTGGCAAGCAAGGCCAGCCAGTTCACAGGCTACGCCCAGCACGATGCCCAGGAGTTCATGGCTTTCCTGCTGGATGGGCTGCACGAGGACCTGAACCGCATTCAGAATAAGCCCTACACGGAGACCGTGGACTCAGATGGGCGGCCTGATGAG GTGGTGGCTGAGGAAGCCTGGCAGCGGCACAAGATGCGGAATGACTCCTTCATCGTGGACCTGTTTCAGGGCCAGTACAAGTCGAAGCTGGTGTGCCCCGTGTGTGCAAAG GTCTCCATCACTTTTGACCCATTCCTGTACCTGCCGGTGCCCTTGCCCCAGAAGCAAAAGGTTCTCCCTGTCTTCTATTTCGCCCGGGAGCCCCACAGCAAGCCCATCAAG TTTCTGGTGAGCGTCAGCAAGGAGAACTCCAGTGCGAGCGAAGTGTTGGACTCCCTATCTCAGAGTGTCCATGTGAAGCCTGAGAACCTGCGTCTGGCGGAG GTGATTAAGAATCGCTTCCACCGTGTGTTCCTGCCCTCCCACTCACTGGACACCGTGTCCCCGTCCGACACACTCCTCTGCTTCGAGTTGCTATCCCCAGAGTTGGCCAAGGAGCGCGTGGTAGTGTTAGAGGTACAACAG CGTCCCCAGGTGCCCAGCATTCCCATCTCCAAGTGTGCAGCCTGCCAGCGGAAGCAGCAGTCAGAGGATGAGAAGCTGAAGCGCTGTACCCGGTGCTACCGCGTGGGCTACTGCAACCA GCTCTGTCAGAAAACCCACTGGCCTGACCACAAGGGCCTCTGCCGCCCCGAGAACATCGGCTACCCCTTCTTGGTCAGTGTCCCTGCCTCACGCCTCACCTACGCCCGTCTTGCTCAGCTGCTAGAGGGCTATGCCCG GTACTCTGTGAGTGTGTTCCAGCCGCCCTTCCAGCCCGGCCGCATGGCCTTGgagtcccagggccctggctgcacCACGCTACTCTCCACTAGCTCCCTGGAGGCCGGGGACAGTGACAGGGACCCCATTCAGCCACCAGAGCTCCAGTTGGTGACCCCTGTGGCTGAGGGGGACACGGGGGCCTCCCGGGCATGGGCATCCCCTGATCGGGGCCCTGTACCCAGTACCAGCGGCATTTCTTCTGAGATGGTGGCCGGTGGGCCCATTGAAGTTGGCGCCTTGACTGTTGGTGAGAGGGTGTCCCGGCCTGAAG CTGCTGTGCCCGGGTACCAACACCCAAGTGAAGCCCTGAGTGCCCACACTCCCCAGTTCTTCATCTACAGAATTGATGCATCGAACCGAGAGCAGCGGCTAGAGGACAAAG GAGACGTCCCACTGGAGCTGGGGGACGACTGCAGCCTGGCCCTGGTCTGGCGCAACAACGAGCGCCTGCAGGAGTTCGTGCTGGTGGCCTCCAAGGAGCTGGAGTGCGCTGAGGACCCTGGGTCTGCTGGCGAGGCTGCCCGTGCTGGCCACTTCACGCTGGACCAGTGCCTCAACCTCTTCACACGGCCGGAGGTGTTGGCACCGGAGGAGGCTTG GTACTGCCCGCAGTGCAAACAGCACCGCGAGGCCTCCAAGCAGCTGCTGCTGTGGCGCCTGCCCAACGTGCTCATCGTGCAGCTCAAGCGCTTCTCCTTTCGCAGCTTTATCTGGCGTGACAAGATCAACGACCTGGTGGAGTTCCCCGTCCG GAACCTGGACCTGGGCAAGTTCTGTATCGGTCAGAAAGAGGAGCAGCTGCCCAGCTACGACCTGTACGCCGTCATCAACCACTACGGGGGCATGATCGGCGGCCACTACACTGCCTGTGCACGCCTACCCAACGACCGCAGCAGCCAGCGCAGCGACGTGG GCTGGCGCCTGTTTGATGACAGCACGGTGACAACGGTAGACGAGAGCCAGGTGGTGACGCGTTACGCCTATGTCCTCTTCTACCGCCGGCGGAACTCTCCCGTGGAGAGGGCCCCCCGGGCAGGTCACTCTGAGCACCACCCTGACCTAGGCCCTGCAGCTGAGTCAGCTGCCAGCCAG GGACTAGGCCCTGGCCAGGCCCCCGAGGTGGCCCCCACGCGGACAGCCCCTGAACGCTTCGTCCCCCCTGTGGACCGCCCAGCCCCCACCTACAGCAACATGGAGGAGGTCGATTAG